Within the Corallococcus exiguus genome, the region GTACGAATCGCTGGGGACCGCGGGACTGCTGCTGGACGGCACGCGCGTGGTGAGGCAGCTCATGCGCGACTTCTACCAGGCGCACACCCACGACTATCCCGTGGCCCTGCACACGCTCCCCAGTGGACGCACGCTGCTGGCGCACTGCCCGGAGTCGTACTGCGTGGTGGAGCTGGAGGACGCCGCCACGGGCGAGCGCCTCACGAAGCGCGACAACACCCCGACGGACATCTTCCACTCGCGGCTCCAGTTCAGCCCGGACGGGCGCTACCTGGCGAGCGCGGGGTGGATCTGGCACCCGGTGGACGCGGCGTCGGTGTTCGACGTGCCCCGCGCGCTGGAGGAGCCCGCGTCGCTGGACAGCGCCGCGCTGATGGAGGGCGTGGAGGGCGGCATCTTCCTCACGTCCGTCGCCTTTGGAGTGAAGGACACGCTCGTCTTCGTCCGCGTGGATGAGTCCCGCGACGGCGACACCTTCTACCTGGGCACGTACTCGCTCACGGAGCGCAAGGTGCTGTCGGAGGTGGAGCTGGAGGAGCCCGCAGGCCCGCTGATGGTCGTGGACGCGGAGCACGTGGTGGACTTCTTCGGCCACCCGAAGCTCGTGTCCCGCTCCACCGGCCGCGTGGTGCAGCGCTGGGAGGACCTGGACACGGGGAAGGTGCTGGCCAGCATCCGTCACCATCTGCCGCCCCCGCCGCACTTCGCGCTGGACGCCGCGAACCGCCGCTTCGCCGTGGGTACGGCGAGCGGCATCGAGGTCATCACGCTCGCGGCTCAGTAGGGCTTTTCGCCCACCCAGTTGCCCGGCGGCGCGTAGTTGCACACCCAGAGTTGCCACGTCTTCACGTTGCCGCCGAAGGGCGAGTTCTTCGTGCACAGCTGCGTCGCGCAGCCCACCGCCTTCGTGGTGCGCCACACCACCTGCGTGTAGTGGCCGCACATCTTCCCGGCCTTGCACTTGCCGGAGGCGTAGTCGTAGTCAGCGGACTCGTCCGCCCAGCCCTTCACCACCTGCGCGGTGTTCCAGGTGTCCGGCGTCGCGGCGGCCAGGTTCTCTCCGAAGGTGCCCCGGTCCGGGTTGTGCTCGAAGCGGCACTCCTTCACGTAGGCCTCCGCCTTGCGCGCCGCCTCGTCGGACCAGGTGAGCGCTGGCAGCGCCGGCTTCGGCGTGGGGCGCGAGGCCTTCGACCGCGCCTCGTTGTGCGCGGCCACCATGTCGCGCTTTAGCTCCGCGGCGGTCGGCACCGGCTTGCGCGTGCCCTCGGTAGGCGCGGGCGTGGCCGTATTTGCCTTGCGCGCGGCGGCGGTGGCCGCGGCCTTCTTCGTGGAGGCGGAGACGGGCCGCTGCGCGTTCGCGCTGGAACCGCAGCCAAGCAACGGGGCCAGCAGCAACACGGCGAGCCCGCGACGGAACACAGGAAGTGCCATGCGCGGAATCATTCCGCACCTGGGCCCCGCGTGCAGGAGAACCGAACCGGGCAGGCTACCCCCGAGGGGCCCGAGCCCCTTCCTGCCCTACGCCCTCAGGCCCGGGAGCGGCCCGGTGCCGTCGTCGCCGAAGGACGTCGCGGACACGCCGAACATGCCGAGCAGGGCGATGTAGAGGTTCGCCAGCGGTTGCCCCCCATAGCGGATGTGCCGGCCAGGAGCGATGGCGCCGCCCGCGCGGCCCGCGAGCAGGATGGGCAGGTTCTTGTGCTCGTGCATGTTGCCGTCGGCAATCTCGCTGGAGAAGTACACGGCGCTGTGGTCCAGCAACGTCCCGCCCTCCTCCTGCACGCCCTTCATGCGCTGGAGGAGGTACGAGAACTGCTCCACCTCCCACTTGTCGATTTTCGCCAGCGCGTCGTAGTTGGCCTGGACCCGCTGGTGGTGCGAGTACGTGTGGTGCTCGCCGGACAGCCCCAGGAACGAATACACGCGGGTGCTGCGCGCGTTGCCCAGCATGAAGGTGCAGGTGCGGGTCAGGTCGCACTGGAACGCGAGCACGATGAGGTCCAGCATCGCCTTCGTCTTCTCGCGCACGTCGTCGCTGTCCGCGGGCGTCATGGCGGCGCCGCACGTGGGGCCGGTGCCGTCCATCGCGTTCACGCGCAGCTCCAGTTCGCGCACGCCGGTGAAGTACTCATCCAGCTTGCGCTTGTCCGTGGTGCCCAGCTTCCCCTGGAGCGATTTCGCGTCGTCGCGCACGGCGTCGATGATGCTCAAACCGTACGCCTTGCGCTTCGCCAGCTCCGCCTGCGTGACGTTCGGGTCGAAGTCCGCGAAGAGCCGCTCGAAGGCCGCGCGAGGCTTCGTCTCCTTGGGCACGGGCGTGGACGGCCCCGCCCACGCGATGTTGTTCGCGTATGGGCACGCGTAGCCGGAGTCGCAGTTGCCAATGCCCTTGCCCTGGTCGATGCCCAGCTCCAGCGACGGGTAGCGCGTGGCCTTGCCCAGCGCGTTCGCCATCACCTGGTCCATGGAGATGCCGGTGCGGATATTGGTGCCCTCCGTCTTGCGCGCCTTCACGCAGGACAGGAACGCGGACGTCGCGGCGGCGTGGTGGCCGTCGCCGTCTGGCTTGCCGGGCAGGTTGTCCAGGCCGCTCAGCACCAGCAGGTCCCCCTTCACCGGCGCCAGCGACGCGAGCGTGGGCGTCAGGGAGAAGTTCGCGCCCTCCCCACCGGGCGTCCACTTGGGCATGTGGATGCCGCAGGGCGTGTAGAAGGCCACGAAGCGGCGCGGGGCCGGCGTGGCGGCGCGGGCCGTGCGCGGGCGCATGACGTCCAGGAGGGGCAGCGCCATCAGCGCGCCCATGCCTCGCAGGAGCGTCCGGCGGGAGAGGGCAGGGGTGCGGCTCATGGCTTTTGTCCCTCCGCTTCGCCACGCCGTTGCAGGAACGCGTCGCTGCGGACGATGGCGAGGATGTAGTCGGTGAGCCGGCCGCCCCGGGTTTCGGCCTGCTGGGAGATGTCGCGCACGGTGCAGCGGTCCTGCTCTTCCGCACCGCGTCCGAGCGCGTAGGTGAGCAGGTGGCGCGTCATGCACGCGGACAGGTCCGGGTCCTGCTTCACCACGGCGCGCATCTCTGTCACGCCGTTGAACGCCTTGCCGCCGGGCAGCTCGCCGCTGGGGTCCACCACCGCGCCGCCTTCCTCCTTCGTGCGCCAGCGGCCCACCGGGTCGAAGTTCTCCATGCCGAAGCCCAGCGGATCCATCAGCGTGTGACAGCCCGAACAGGTGGGGTCCACGCGGTGCTGCGCCATGCGTGCCTTGATGTTGAGCGTGGGGTCCACCGCCGGGGCCAGTCCTCCCGCGTCGGGAGGTGGCGGTGGCGGCCCCTTGCACAACAGCTGCTCCAGCACCCAGACGCCGCGCTTCACTGGCGACGTGCGGTCCGGGTTCGCGGTGACGGTGAGCAACGCGCCCTTGCCAAACAAGCCTGCGCGCTCCGGGTGGTCCTTCAGCTCCACGCGCGTCATCGCGGGGGTGCCGGGCTTGGGCAGGCCGTAGTGCGAAGCGAGCCGGTCGTTCACGTAGGTGAAGGGCGCGTCCAGCAGGTCCTTGAGGCGGTGGTCCCCGGTGACGAACTCCTGGAAGACGAGCTGCATCTCCTGGCGCATGGCCTCGCGCAGCGGTTCGTCGAAGCCGTAGCGCGACTCCGGTTGGGAGAAGTCGAGCGCGCGTGTGTAGAGCCACTGCCCCGCGAAATTGTCCACCAGCGCGCGGGCCTTGGGGTCCGCCAGCATGCGCCGCACTTGCGCCTCCAGCACCTCCGGCTCGTGCAGGTGGCCGCCTTCCGCCGCTTGCAGCAGCGCTTCATCCGGCATGCTGCTCCAGAGGAAGTAGGACAGGCGGCTCGCCAGCTCCAGGTCGCTCACGGTGTGCGGCACCGTGGACGTGGGTGCAGGGTCCAGCTCCACGCGGAAGAGGAAGTGCGGCGACACCAGCACCGCGCGCAGCGCCAGCTTCACGCCCGCCTCCGGCGTGTCGCCCTGCTGCCGGGCCAGCGCGACGAACGCGACCAGCCGCTCGACTTCTTCCGGCGTGACGGGCCGGCGCCAGGCCCTGCGCGCGAAGGTCTTGAGCAGCTCGCGCGCGCACGCCTCCGGTTGGGCGGGGTCGAGCACGCACGCATTGAACGCGCCTCGCCTCCACGCGGCCTCCACCAGCGCCTCCGCCGCGTGGGAGTACTTCTCCATCAGCAGCGGGGACATGCTGAGCACGTCCGCGTTGTTGTCGAAGCCGAAGCCGTGGTCGTCCGGCGGGAAGCTGCTCGCGGGCGAGCCCGTGTCGCCCAAGAGGTCGCGCACGGTGTTGTTGTACTCAGCGCGGTTGAGGCGGTGCAGCGTGACGCGGCCCGGGTCTCGCGCCGCCGAGCGGCACAGCGCGTCCTGCGGATCCACGGGTGCGTCCGGCCCTGGCAGCACCCGCGCCTTGGGAAGTGAATCGCTGCAGCCCGCGGCCAGCACCACCGCCACCGCCGCGAGGCCCACCTTCCACCATCTCCAACCGCAGGCCGTCACCGCGTGCACGCCTCCTCAGGGCCGCGAATGGGCCCCGGCGAGCGCGCTCCAAAGCAAGACCCTCACCAGCCGCGGCGTGACGACAGGCCGACGCCAGGCTCCGTCCCCGGGGTGGAGATGGGCACGAGCGAGGGCTCAGGTGGGGAAGGGGAGTTCCGCGACCGGGCAGGGCCCGGGGACCGCAAGGGCACCGCGCGCCGACTCCTGCCCTCGAGGGCGGGTCAGGCGGCGCGGCACTCCCGGAAGCGGGCTTGAAGGATGCGGCCCGCTTCCGGAGAAGCGATTGCGCTACTTCGTTTCCTTCGCGGTGCCCGTCGTCTTCGCGGAGCCGTCGAGGTACGCGCGGTAGGCCTCGAAGCCGTACGGCCGGCCGAGGAAGTCCTTCACCTGCTCCGCGGCGGGCTTGGAGCCGCCGGGCTCCAGCACCGTCTTGCGGTAGTGCATGGCCGTGTCGCGGTCCAGGTAGCCGTTCTCCTGGAACTTCGACTCCAGGTCCTTCGCGATGACGGAGGACCAGAGGTACGTGTAGTACGCGGCCGAGTACCCATCCAGGTGCCCGAAGGCGAGCTCGAAGTGGGTGCCGTCGCGGAACTCGTGGCGGAAGGGCGACAGCTTCTTCTGCAGCTCGGAGAGCACCGCGGACGTGTCGAAGCCCGGCGCGCGCGAGTAGTACTGGAGGCTGACCGCGGACAGGAACAGCTGGCGGCGCGCGTACAGGCCCAGGCCGAACTCCTTCGACGCGCGCAGCTTCTCGACCAGCTCCGCGGGGATGGGCTCGTTGGACTCGTGGTGCTTGGCGAAGCTCTTGAGCACCTCCGGCTGCTCCGCCCACTGCTGCAGCAGCATGGACGGCGTCTCCACGAAGTCACGCTCCATGGAGATGCCGGAGATGGGCGTCCACTTCTGATGGCCGGAGAAGATGGTGTGCATCAGGTGGCCGAACTCGTGGAAGAACGTGCCCACCTCGTCGTGCGTCATCAGGTCTCCGGGGCGCGGGAAGTTGCACACCAGCACGGCCTCCGGCAGCCGCTTGTCCAGCTCACCCGTGACGAGGTCGAACTGCGCCGCGTGCTTGTACTTGTCGTCGCGCGGGTGCATGTCCAGGTAGATGCGGCCCAGCGGCTTGCCGCCGTCCACGACGTCATACGCCTCCACGTCGGTGTGCCACGTCTTCGCGTCCTTCACCGGCTGGAAGGCCACCCCCCACAGGCTGGAGGTGATGCCCATCACGCCGTCCTTCACCCGCGCGTACTCCAGGTAGGGCCGCACCGCCTGCGAGTCGAACCCGAACTTCTCCGCGCGCAGCCGGTCCTCGTAGTAGTCCTGGTCCCAGGGCTCCACCACGGTGGCGCCCTTCACGTCCTTCTTCTTGCGCGCCAGCAGGTCCGCCATCTCCTTCTTCGCGCGAACCTCCGTGGCCTGCGCCAGCTGGTCGATGAAGTCCGCCGCGGCCTGCTGCGTGCGCGTCATGCGCGTTTCGGTCGTGAAGGCCGCGTAGGTGTCGTAGCCCAGCAGCGTGGCCAGCTCGTTGCGCTTCTCGATGAGCTGCGCGAGCACCGCCTGGTTCTTGGGGAACGCGCGCTGGCGGTAGGTGCGCCAGAGCTTCTCGCGCGCCTTCGCGTTCTTCGCGTACGTCATGAACGGGAAGTAGTCCGGGTAGTTGCTGGTGATGACCACCTTGCCGTCCGCGCCGGGCGCGTGCGCCTTCTTGTAGTCCTCCGGCAGCCCGTCCAGGTCCTTGGTCGTGAAGGCCACGCTGCGCGTGTCCTCCGCGATGTTCTGCCCGAACTGCTGGCCCAGCTTGAGGATCTCCTCGTTGAGCGTCTTCACCTTGGCGCGCGTGGCCTCGTCCCGGTCCACGCCCGCGCGGCGGAAGTCCAGCAGTGTGCGGTCCACCCAGTGGTGCGTGGCCGCGTCCTCCTTGGACAGGTCCACCAGCGACAGCGCGTCGTAGACGCCGCGGTCCTGCGACAGCGCCACGTTGGCCGCGTCCACCTGCTGCTCGCACTCGCGGGACGCGTCGCGCATGGCGGCGTCCGGGTGCACCTCATGCGTGAGGCTGGAGCGGTTGGCCGCGTTGAGGATGGCCGTCTGCGCTTCGTCGTACGCCTTGAGGACGCCCTGGCCGTTCGTCTTGGGGTCCAGCTTCTTCAGCGCGGCCACCTGCGCCTGCGCGCGCTCCAGGTCCGCCTTGCACAGGGCCTTGAAGGCGTCCGGCGTACCGGCCAGCACTTCCGAGCCCTTCATGGGCGCCAGCTGGGGCTTCGCCGTGTTGGAGGCGATGCGGGCCATGGCTTCACGGTTCTGCGTGATGCTGCCGTTGGAGCAACCCGTCGCGGCGAGCGCCGCCACCACGGTGAGCGCGGGGATTTTCAAGGGGACTTCCTCCACTAGGGGAACGACCTGCTTCGCGGGCCCGTCATGCCACATCCCCGCCCCTCCGCGCCCGTCCGCCGTGAACAGCCAGGCTGTCCTCCGGTACAGGCTGGATGCTTGGAGGCCCCAGCTGACGCACCTCGCCTTGTTCCCCGTGCAGTCGCCCGGTAATCCGGCACTCGCTTCGAATTCTTGGAAGTTGTCCTGGCCGGAGGGTGAAAACGGATGCGCAAGGCACTGGGTGGTGCGGTCGCGGCGTTGCTGTTGTGGGGCTGTGGTGGGGCGGGCACGGAAGCGCCGCCGGCGTCTCCGGAGGGCCTGTCGCTGCGCTCCGGGACGGGCCTGACCGAGGGCACCTGGGCGCATGACGGGCAGACGGTGTCCTTCGCCTCGCGCGAGGTGGAGCCCGGGGTGTACCGCCTGGAGGTGCGCATGCACGGCATGACGCTGACGGGGCTGATGGACCCGGCGTCTGGAGTGTCCACGCTGGACGGCTTCGCGGACACGAACGTGCAGGACACTCAGGTGGTGGACGCGGACCGCCAGGTGCTGAGCGCGTTCTACGGGGCGCTGAACCAGGGACTGCCGCAGGGTGACGCGGCGGCGCCGGAGGCCATGTACCTGCGCCGCGCGGTGGGCATGTGGGCGCAGCAGCCCACGAGCGTCACGCTCAAGCGCACGGTGATGGGCGAGCAGGGCCGCGGCTACACGATGCTGTGCAGCTACGCGAAGTGCGGCGGCAAGAACACGGGCAGTTGTGGCGGTACGTACAACTGGTACTCGTACGCGAAGCACGACTGCGACAAGGGCGGCTTCGACAACGCGCGCAACCAGCAGATTGCACAGCTGGGTGACCACACGTCGTGCAACGGCGACGAGTACTACATGAACGGCAGCACCTGGGTGTGCGGCGAGCCGGACCACTGGTCGCGCCCCAAGGTGATGGGCAACTGCTTCGGCCGCTGCGGCGGCGGCTGTGGTG harbors:
- a CDS encoding WD40 repeat domain-containing protein; the protein is MKTPGAVSSLCWSGDALVDPVGGLTRYHLDGTTFDPHVRYAYRFDRAVMSPDGRYSVLYESLGTAGLLLDGTRVVRQLMRDFYQAHTHDYPVALHTLPSGRTLLAHCPESYCVVELEDAATGERLTKRDNTPTDIFHSRLQFSPDGRYLASAGWIWHPVDAASVFDVPRALEEPASLDSAALMEGVEGGIFLTSVAFGVKDTLVFVRVDESRDGDTFYLGTYSLTERKVLSEVELEEPAGPLMVVDAEHVVDFFGHPKLVSRSTGRVVQRWEDLDTGKVLASIRHHLPPPPHFALDAANRRFAVGTASGIEVITLAAQ
- a CDS encoding CAP domain-containing protein; amino-acid sequence: MALPVFRRGLAVLLLAPLLGCGSSANAQRPVSASTKKAAATAAARKANTATPAPTEGTRKPVPTAAELKRDMVAAHNEARSKASRPTPKPALPALTWSDEAARKAEAYVKECRFEHNPDRGTFGENLAAATPDTWNTAQVVKGWADESADYDYASGKCKAGKMCGHYTQVVWRTTKAVGCATQLCTKNSPFGGNVKTWQLWVCNYAPPGNWVGEKPY
- a CDS encoding DUF1552 domain-containing protein — protein: MSRTPALSRRTLLRGMGALMALPLLDVMRPRTARAATPAPRRFVAFYTPCGIHMPKWTPGGEGANFSLTPTLASLAPVKGDLLVLSGLDNLPGKPDGDGHHAAATSAFLSCVKARKTEGTNIRTGISMDQVMANALGKATRYPSLELGIDQGKGIGNCDSGYACPYANNIAWAGPSTPVPKETKPRAAFERLFADFDPNVTQAELAKRKAYGLSIIDAVRDDAKSLQGKLGTTDKRKLDEYFTGVRELELRVNAMDGTGPTCGAAMTPADSDDVREKTKAMLDLIVLAFQCDLTRTCTFMLGNARSTRVYSFLGLSGEHHTYSHHQRVQANYDALAKIDKWEVEQFSYLLQRMKGVQEEGGTLLDHSAVYFSSEIADGNMHEHKNLPILLAGRAGGAIAPGRHIRYGGQPLANLYIALLGMFGVSATSFGDDGTGPLPGLRA
- a CDS encoding DUF1592 domain-containing protein, coding for MHAVTACGWRWWKVGLAAVAVVLAAGCSDSLPKARVLPGPDAPVDPQDALCRSAARDPGRVTLHRLNRAEYNNTVRDLLGDTGSPASSFPPDDHGFGFDNNADVLSMSPLLMEKYSHAAEALVEAAWRRGAFNACVLDPAQPEACARELLKTFARRAWRRPVTPEEVERLVAFVALARQQGDTPEAGVKLALRAVLVSPHFLFRVELDPAPTSTVPHTVSDLELASRLSYFLWSSMPDEALLQAAEGGHLHEPEVLEAQVRRMLADPKARALVDNFAGQWLYTRALDFSQPESRYGFDEPLREAMRQEMQLVFQEFVTGDHRLKDLLDAPFTYVNDRLASHYGLPKPGTPAMTRVELKDHPERAGLFGKGALLTVTANPDRTSPVKRGVWVLEQLLCKGPPPPPPDAGGLAPAVDPTLNIKARMAQHRVDPTCSGCHTLMDPLGFGMENFDPVGRWRTKEEGGAVVDPSGELPGGKAFNGVTEMRAVVKQDPDLSACMTRHLLTYALGRGAEEQDRCTVRDISQQAETRGGRLTDYILAIVRSDAFLQRRGEAEGQKP
- a CDS encoding M3 family metallopeptidase, which gives rise to MKGSEVLAGTPDAFKALCKADLERAQAQVAALKKLDPKTNGQGVLKAYDEAQTAILNAANRSSLTHEVHPDAAMRDASRECEQQVDAANVALSQDRGVYDALSLVDLSKEDAATHHWVDRTLLDFRRAGVDRDEATRAKVKTLNEEILKLGQQFGQNIAEDTRSVAFTTKDLDGLPEDYKKAHAPGADGKVVITSNYPDYFPFMTYAKNAKAREKLWRTYRQRAFPKNQAVLAQLIEKRNELATLLGYDTYAAFTTETRMTRTQQAAADFIDQLAQATEVRAKKEMADLLARKKKDVKGATVVEPWDQDYYEDRLRAEKFGFDSQAVRPYLEYARVKDGVMGITSSLWGVAFQPVKDAKTWHTDVEAYDVVDGGKPLGRIYLDMHPRDDKYKHAAQFDLVTGELDKRLPEAVLVCNFPRPGDLMTHDEVGTFFHEFGHLMHTIFSGHQKWTPISGISMERDFVETPSMLLQQWAEQPEVLKSFAKHHESNEPIPAELVEKLRASKEFGLGLYARRQLFLSAVSLQYYSRAPGFDTSAVLSELQKKLSPFRHEFRDGTHFELAFGHLDGYSAAYYTYLWSSVIAKDLESKFQENGYLDRDTAMHYRKTVLEPGGSKPAAEQVKDFLGRPYGFEAYRAYLDGSAKTTGTAKETK